The nucleotide sequence tttctcattttttcccccaaatccccctttttcccccaattcctcccatccctcccaacctaaaattttctcattttttcccccaaatccccccattCCTCCCACCCTAACATCttctcatttttcccccaaatcctcccatcCAACCCAACCtaaaattttctcattttttcccccaaaatcccccttttttccccaattcctcccatccctcccaacctaaaattttttcccccaaatcctcccatcCAACCCACCCtaaaattttctaatttttcccgaaatcccccttttttccccaaatcctcccatccctcccaacctaaaattttttcccccaaatccccccatttcccccaaatcctcccatcCAACCCAACCTAAAATCttctcatttttcccccaaatcctcccaccccaaacccttctCACCatgttttttcccaaaatcccgtGTTTTTCCCCCAGCCGTGGGCGCGGCCTACGCCATCAAGCGCGCCGACGCCAGCCGGGCCGTGGTTTGCTACTTCGGGGAGGGCGCGGCCAGCGAGGGCGACGCCCACGCCGGCTTCAACTTCGCCGCCACCCTCGAGTGTCCCATCGTCTTCTTCTGCCGCAACAACGGCTACGCCATCTCCACGCCCACCTCCGAGCAGTACCGCGGCGATGGGATCGGTGGGAAACCCAAAAATTTGGGgcgttttggggcattttggggtgttttggttgttttggggtatTTCGGGGCGTTTTGGGGcgttttgaggggttttggttGGCCCCATCGTCTTCTTCTGCCGCAACAACGGCTGCGCCATCTCCACGCCCACCTCCGAGCAGTACCGCGGTGATGGAATCGGTGGGGAACCCAAAAATCCCGAAATTTGGGgcgttttggggtgattttgtggttttggggtatttcggggcgttttggggtgttttggggggttttggttgGCCCCATCGTCTTCTTCTGCCGCAACAACGGCTGCGCCATCTCCACGCCCACCTCCGAGCAGTACCGCGGTGATGGGATTGGTAGGAAACCCAAAAATCCCGAAATTCGGGGCATtctggggagatttggggtggttttgggtgttttggggcattttggggcgTTTTGGGAcgttttgaggggttttggttGGTCCCATCGTCTTCTTCTGCCGCAACAACGGCTACGCCATCTCCACGCCCACCTCCGAGCAGCACCGCGGCGATGGGATCGGTGGGAAACCCAAAAATCCCGAAATTTGGGGCgttttggggcgattttgggtgtttttgtggttttggggcatttcGGGGCGTTTTGGGGcgttttgaggggttttggttGGCCCCATCGTCTTCTTCTGCCACAACAACGGCTGCGCCATCTCCACACCAACTTCCGAGCAGTACCGCGGTGATGGGATTGGTAGGAAACCCAAAAACCCTGAAATTTGGGGCATtctgggctgttttggggtgttattatggttttggggtgttttggggtgttttgaggggttttggttGGTCCCATCGTCTTCTTCTGCCGCAACAACGGCTGCGCCATCTCCACGCCCACCTCCGAGCAGCACCGCGGTGATGGGATTGGTAGGAAACCCAAAAATCCCGAAATTTGGGGCATTCTGAGGAGATTGAGGGtgtttttgaggggttttgggggtgtaTTGAGGGGTTTTTGGGACAGGAGAttcctgggaatttgggaaaaaaaaacccctgggattttggggggaaatatCTGAGAATTTTGGGCAGGAGATTCCTGGGAATTTAGGACACCAATCCCCAGGATTTTGTTGCAccagttttgggattttgggacaacaatttggggattttgggacacaaatccctgggattttgggacaccagttttgggattttgggacaacaatttggggattttgggacacGAATCTCCACGATTTTGGGGTTCCAGCTCCCCAGGATTTTGTGACaccaattttgggattttgagaCACAAATGCCCCGAATTTTGGGACACCAATTTGGGGATATTGGGACACGAAtctccaggattttggggttccagcACCCCAGGATTTCGGGACAccgattttgggattttgggatacaaatccctgggattttggggttccagcTCCCCAGGATTTTGTGACacagattttgggattttgggatacaaatccctgggattttggggttccagctccccaggattttgggacaccaagtttggggattttgggaaagcagtccctgggattttgggacaccAGTTTTGGAATTTGTGACaccaattttgggattttgggacaccaatccctgggattttggggttccagctccccaggattttgggacaccaagtttggggattttgggaaagcaatccctgggattttgggacaccAGTTTTGGAATTTGTGACaccaattttgggattttggggcaccAATTTTGGGATTTCAGGCTTCCAGCTCCCGGGGCCCTCAGCAAGGagggaaaccccaaatcccagggtttttttttcagtttttcccccccaaaccccagcgTTTTCCCCCCTGTCTCACTGCGGacacaaacccccccaaatctggagttttttcccccaaaccctgACCCGTTTTTCCCCCGCCAGCCGCTCGGGGTCCCGGCTATGGGCTGCTCTCCATCCGCGTCGACGGCAACGACGTTTTCGCCGTCTACAACGCCACGCGCGAGGCCCGGCGGCGCGCGGTGGCCGAGAACCAGCCCTTCCTCATCGAGGCCATGACCTACAGGTGGGGAAACAGAGATttacccaaaaaaaccccttctttgcaaaaaaaaaaaaaaccacagctttttttccccGAAAAAATacgatttttttccccaaaaaatcagctttttttatccaaaaaattcgatttttttccccaaaaaaatccgatttttttcccccagaaactCAGCTTTTTTATCAAAAAATTCGATTTTTTATCCAAAAAAATCCGATTTTTTAATCCAAAAGAAATCCGATTTTTTAGTCGAaaagaaatctgatttttttcccccaaaaaatccgattttttccccccaaaaaatcagcttttttatCCAAAAAAATCCGATTTTTTAATCCAAAAGAAATTCGATTTTTTATCCAAAAGAAATgcgattttttccccaaaaaaatccgattttttttccccaaaaaatcagatttttttatcCAAAAAAATCCGATTTTTTAATCCAAAAGAAATCCgattttttccccagaagaaatccgattttttccccaaaaaaatccgatttttttcccccagaaactCAGCTTTTTTAATCCAAAAAATTCGATTTTTTATCCAAAAGAAATCCGATTTTTTATCCAAAAGAAATCCGATTTTTTATCCAAAAGAAATCCGAATTTtatccaaaaaaaccctgatttttttcctcaaaaaaatccttttttttttttttcccaaaatgttccacttttttcctggaaaaatttGTTATTccccttccaaaaaaaaaaatcaaaatttccccccaaaaaatcagctttttttcccccaaaaaattctgctttttctccccaaaaaatctgattttttctcaaaaaaaaatccacttttttccaaaaaaatctgatttttttccccaaaaattcttttttttcccaaaatcgccgttttttcccccagaatcGGCCACCACAGCACGAGTGACGACAGCTCCGCGTACCGCTCggattttccccattccccacggatttttcccatttttccccccgtTTCCCATGGAATTTTTCCTGGatcttttcccccatttccccacggatttttccccagatttttttcccaaaatcgcCGTTTTTCCCCCCAGAATTGGGCACCACAGCACAAGCAACAACTCCCCATGTGACTGAGATTTTCCCCTGTATTTCCCATTAATTTTTCCtcgttttttcccccaaatctcagagctttttccccatttccccacagatttttcccccagatttttttcccaaaatcgccgttttttcccccagaatcGGGCACCACAGCATGAGCAACAACAACTCCCCATACCACTGAGATTTCCCCCTGTATTTCccattaattttttcccccaaatctcagcgtttttcccccatttccccatggattttttccctgatttttttcccaaaatcgcggttttttcccccagaatcGGGCACCACAGCATGAGCGACAACAACTCCCCATACCACTGAGATTTCCCCCTGTATTTCCCattaatttttccccattttttcccccgtttttcccccaaatctcagcgttttttccccatttccccacgGATTTTTCccggatttttttcccaaaatcgcggttttttcccccagaatcGGCCACCACAGCACGAGCGATGACAGCTCCGCGTACCGCTCGGTGGACGAGGTGAATTACTGGGACAAGCAGGACCACCCCATCTCCCGCCTGCGCCACTACCTGGGCCACCGGGGCTGGTGGGACGAGCAGCAGGAGCGAGACTGGAGGAAGAGCTCACGCAAAATGGTGTGAAAAatcgggattttgggaaaaaatggggaaaaaattgggatttttgggaaaaaaatgggaaaaatgggaaaaaaatgggaaaaaaatgtggttttttggggggtttggggtgagtACCTGGGGCTGGTGGGATGAGCAGGAGTGGGAGTGGAGGAAGAGCTCACGCAAAATGGTGTGAAAAATTgagattttgggaaaaatagggaaaaaattgggattttggggaaaaaatggggaaaaaatgggattttttggggggtttggggtgagtACCTGGGGCACCGGGGCTGGTGGGATGAGCAGGAGTGGGAGTGGAGGAAGAGTTCCAGAAAAATGGTCCGAAAAatcgggattttgggaaaaaaatggggaaaaattggaattttcggaaaaaaaagggttttgatggggaaaaaatcgggatttttgggaaaaaaatctgaattttgggtttttttcggTTGgtaaaaaatcaggattttggggtgggaaaaaaatcgggatttttggggaaaaaatcgggattttgggaaaaaataagaattttgggggtttttggagTGGGAAataggattttggggtttttatggtgggaaaaaattggggatttctggtgggaaaaaaatggggattttgggcatttttgggggttgGAAATATTCaggattttggtggtttttgggtgggaaaaaaatcgggatttggggtgggaaataATCGGAATctcggggatttttgggttggAAATATTCGGGATTTGGGGGCTTTTGGGTGGGAAATActcgggatttttggggtgagaaAACCTGGAGTTGGGGCTGGGGAAAATCCACGATTTGGGCGAAAAAAACCCGCGCGAATTTGGGCTGGAAAATCGGGGATTTGGGCTCGGGGACTTGGGCTGGAAAATCGGGGTTTTTTGCTGGAAAATCGGGATTTTTGCTGGAAAATCCGGAATTTGGGCTGGAAATATTCGGGAATTTGGGCTGGAAAATCGGGGGGTTTTGCTGGAAAATcggggtttttttctggaaattggttttttttgctggaaaatggggaatttgggctGGAAAATCAGGGGTTTTTGCTGGAAAATCGGGAATTTTGGCTGAAAATTGGGAGGTTTTGCTGGAGAATCGGGGTTTTTGGGCTGGAAAATCGGGGATTTGTGCTCGGGGACTTGGGCtggaaaatcgggagttttttCTGGAAAATCGGGATTTTTGCTGGAAAATCGGGAATTTGGGCTGGAAATTCGGGAATTTTGGCTGGAAAATCGGGAGGTTTTGCTGGAAAATCAGGGATTTTGGCTGGAAAATCCGGAATTTGGCTGGAAAATCGGGGAAATTTGGGTTGGAAATATTCGGGAATTTGGGCTGGAAAATGGGGAGGTTTTGCTGGGAAATCGGGGGAATTTGGGCtggaaaatggggttttttttctggaaaatcgGGGATTTTGGCTGGAAAATCGGGAATTGGGCTAGAAAATCCGGAATTTGGGCtggaaaatgggtttttttttgctggaaaaTCGGGGAATTTGGGCTGGAAATTCGGGTTTTTTGCTGGAAACCGGGGTTTTTTGCTGGAAATCGGGGTTTTTTGCTGGAAAATCGGGGTTTTTTGCTGGAAAATCGGGAATTTTCGGGTTTGAAAGCCGCGGTCGGTGCCGCAGGTGCTGGAGGCGTTCGAGCAGGCGGAGCGGGAGCCGAAGCCGCCCCCGCGCCTCCTTTTCTCCGACGTTTACCTGGAAATGCCCCCGAGGCTGCGGCGGCAGCGCCAGGAGCTGCAGCGGCACCTGGAGACCTACGGGGAGCACTACCCGCTCCAGCAGTTCCAGAAATAACCGGGAAaacggggatttgggggaaaaaacggggattttggggaaaaaaacccggggattttggggaaaaaaacaaaaaaaaaaccaaaaaaaccccaggaaattTCGCAATTCTGCCCCCAAAACTCACCTGGAGACCTACGGGGAGCACTGCCCGCTGCAGCAGTTCCAGAAATAACCGAAAAAACccggaattttggggaaaaaaccggaattttgggaaaaaaaaccgggaattttgggaaaatgctGAGATTCCGCaattctgccccaaaatctgccccccAAAACTCACCTGGAGACCTACGGGGAGCACTACCCGCTCCAGCAGTTCCAGAAATAACCGGgaaaagggggatttgggggaaaaaacggggatttgggggaaaaaaaacaaaaaaaaaaacccaaaaaacccccaggaAATTTCGCAATTCTGCCCCCAAAACTCAGCTGGAGACCTACGGGGAGCACTACCCGCTCCAGCACTTCCAGAAATAACCGGGAAaacggggatttgggggaaaaaccggggattttgggaaaaaaaatcaaaaaacccaagaattctgggaaaaaatgccGAGATTTCGCAATTCTGCCCCCAAAACTCAGCTGGAAATCCCCGGGGAGCACTGCCCGCTGCAGCAGTTCCAGAAATAACCGAAAAAACccggaattttggggaaaaaaccggaattttgggaaaaaaccgggaattttgggaaaaaaaaaacaaaaaaaaacaaaccaggaaaTTTCgcaaatctgccccaaaatctgccccaaaactCAGCTGGAAACCCCCAGGGAGCGCTGCCCGCTGCAGCAGTTccagaaataacccaaaaaaccccgggaatttggggaaaatatttgggaattccccccccaaaaaatattCGGGAATTCCACAAAAATGTCCTGGAATTCCCTAAAAGTCTCAGGATTCCCCAGATGtgccccaaaatctgcccccaGATCCCACCTGGAGACTCCCAGGGAGCCTTTCCAGAAATTTCTGGAATTCCCAGAAGttccctaaaaaaaacccctcggGATTCCctaaaaaaaattcccagaaatccctaaaaaaaaaaaaagagaattctctaaaaaaaacctggaattccctaaaaatccctggaattccctaaaaagaaaaacccctggaattccctgaTCTCCCCCCAAAATCGCCCTCAATAAACGGCATTTCGGAGAGGAGGAGCctcagaattttggggaaagatccctggaattttttgggataaatccctggaatttttggggcagaatctctggaattttggggatggATCCGAAGAATTTTTGGGAATCGATCCCAGGAATTTTGGGCTGGATCCCTGGAATCTGAGACCTCCGGGAATGTCAGgaacacccaaaaaaccccaaatccacgGAAAAATAAAGGATTCTCTTGGCCACGCCCCCTCGTTGTGGCCACGCCCATTCCCCTCATGGCCACGGCCACGCCCCCCCAGTTCCCCTCATTAGCGTTAATTAACGAGGCCCCCCCCCCGTTCCCCTCATTAGCGTTAATTAACGAGCCCCCCCCCCCGTTCCCCTCATTAGCGTTAATTAACGAGCCCCCCCCCCGTTCCCCTCATTAGCGTTAATTAACGAGGCCCCCCCCCAGTTCCCCTCATTAGCATTAATTAACGAGGCCCCACCCCCGTTCCCCTCATTAGCGTTAATTAACGAGGCCCCCCCCAGTTCCCCTCATTAGCGTTAATTAACGAGGCCATCTCATTTTTGcacttttttggtttttttaattggaattttctcttttccaggttttttccttccgggagggaagggggagatccatggggggaggggccggggattccccaaaaattcgggaattcctcaaaaatccgggaattcctaaaaaaattcGGGGAttccctaaaaaaaaatctgaggaTCCCAAAAATTCGGGGATTCCTTTAAAAATCCGGgaatcacccaaaaatcccgGGATTCCCAGAAAATTCCGGGATTCTCCAAAAAATTCGGGGATTCCTTAAAAATTCGGGGATGCCCCAAAAATTCGggaattccccaaaaaatccggGGATTCCCTAAAAAATCTGAGGATCCCAAAAAATCCGGGGATTCCTTAAAAATTCGGGGATTCCTTAAAAAATTTGGGGATCACCCAAAAATTCTGGGATCACCCAAAAATTCGGTGATTCCCCCTAAAATTTCTGGGATCCTCGGCGCCTCGGGAATTTTCGGTTTTCCGTGAATTTTGTCCATTTTCCGGGAATTTTGGGTTTTCCGTGAATTTCGGGTTCTCCAGGAGGAATTTCCAGGCGGGAATTGTCCGTGGTCCCGGAATTAATGAACGATCCGGGAATTAATGAACGATCTGTGATCCGTAATTAATTGACGATGATTCGTGTCCCGGTAATTGTCCGCGATCCCGGCAATTAATTAAAGATCCGAAATCCATCGTTAATTAACGCTCTGCGCTCTCCGATTCTCgggatttccccccaaaatcgcCGGCATTAATTAACGCTCCTCGATCCAGCATTAATGAACGATCACGATCCGTAATTAATTAACGATCAGCGTCATTGTCCGTGCGCCGCTCCGGCTCCGTAATTCTCGGGAtttgcccccaaaatccccggcaTTAATTAACGCTCCTGGATCCAGAATTAATGAACGCTCCGCGATCCCGGCAATTAATTAAAGCCCCGTGATCCAGAACTGACGAACGATCCGTGTCCAGAATTAATTAACGATCGCGATCCAGAATTAATTAACGACGATCAGCGTCATTGTCCGTGCGCCGCTGCGGGCTCCGAAATTCCCgggatttcccccaaaatccccggaatTAATTAACGATCCTGATCCGGAATTAATGAACGATCCCGGTCCATAATTAATGAACGATCCCGGTCCATCATTAATTAACGCTCCGATCCATCATTAATTAGCGCTCCAGGCTCTCCGATTCCCgccatttccccccaaaatcgcCGGAATTAATTAAGGATCCCGGTCCATCATTAATGAACGATCCCGGACCATAACTAATTAACGCTCTGATCCATCATTAATGAACGATCCCGATCCATCATTAATGAACGATCCCCGTCCATCATTAATGAACGATCCTGGATCCATCATTAATGAACGATCCCGATCCATCATTAATTAACGCTCTGATCCATCATTAATGAGCGCTCCGGGCTCTCCGATTCCCGGCATTTCCCCCCAGAATCCCCGGAATTAATGAACGATCCCGGTCCATAATTAATTGACGCTCCGATCCATCATTAATTAACGCTCCGGTCCATCATTAATTAACGCTCCGGGCTCTCCGATTCCCAGCATTTCCCCCCAGAATCCCCGTCCATCATTAATTAACGATCCCGGTCCATCATTAATT is from Agelaius phoeniceus isolate bAgePho1 chromosome 36, bAgePho1.hap1, whole genome shotgun sequence and encodes:
- the BCKDHA gene encoding 2-oxoisovalerate dehydrogenase subunit alpha, mitochondrial isoform X1 — translated: MAALRALRWRRRLLGLVPRRLLGTGSPEERPQFPGASAEFAERLEFIQPQVLAGIPVYRVMDRQGQVIRDSEDPQLPKEKVLKLYKTMTLLNTMDRILYESQRQGRISFYMTNYGEEGTHVGSAAALDDADLVFGQYREAGVLLYRGYPLELFMAQCYGNARDPGKGRQMPVHYGCPERHFVTISSPLATQIPQAVGAAYAIKRADASRAVVCYFGEGAASEGDAHAGFNFAATLECPIVFFCRNNGYAISTPTSEQYRGDGIAARGPGYGLLSIRVDGNDVFAVYNATREARRRAVAENQPFLIEAMTYRIGHHSTSDDSSAYRSVDEVNYWDKQDHPISRLRHYLGHRGWWDEQQERDWRKSSRKMVLEAFEQAEREPKPPPRLLFSDVYLEMPPRLRRQRQELQRHLETYGEHYPLQQFQK
- the BCKDHA gene encoding 2-oxoisovalerate dehydrogenase subunit alpha, mitochondrial isoform X2; amino-acid sequence: MAALRALRWRRRLLGLVPRRLLGTGSPEERPQFPGASAEFAERLEFIQPQVLAGIPVYRVMDRQGQVIRDSEDPQLPKEKVLKLYKTMTLLNTMDRILYESQRQGRISFYMTNYGEEGTHVGSAAALDDADLVFGQYREAAVGAAYAIKRADASRAVVCYFGEGAASEGDAHAGFNFAATLECPIVFFCRNNGYAISTPTSEQYRGDGIAARGPGYGLLSIRVDGNDVFAVYNATREARRRAVAENQPFLIEAMTYRIGHHSTSDDSSAYRSVDEVNYWDKQDHPISRLRHYLGHRGWWDEQQERDWRKSSRKMVLEAFEQAEREPKPPPRLLFSDVYLEMPPRLRRQRQELQRHLETYGEHYPLQQFQK